One Cydia splendana chromosome 23, ilCydSple1.2, whole genome shotgun sequence DNA window includes the following coding sequences:
- the LOC134801835 gene encoding actin-related protein 2 isoform X2: protein MDDQGRKVIVCDNGTGFVKCGYAGSNFPAFIFPSMVGRPIIRAENKIGDIDVKDLMVGDEASQLRSMLEVSYPMENGVVRNWEDMCHVWDYTFGPSKMNVEPADTKILLTEPPMNPTKNREKMIEVMFEKYGFDSAYIAIQAVLTLYAQGLISGVVVDSGDGVTHICPVYEEFALPHLTRRLDIAGRDITRYLIKLLLLRGYAFNHSADFETVRMMKEKLCYIGYNIEQEQRLAWETTVLVEPYVLPDGRVIKVGGERFEAPEALFQPHLINVEGQGIAELVFNTIQAADIDMRNELYKHIVLSGGSTMYPGLPSRLEREIKQLYLERVLRNDTDKLAKFKIRIEDPPRRKDMVFIGGAVLAEVCKNRDNFWLSRAEYQEQGLACLRKLGPRAS, encoded by the exons ATGGACGACCAGGGCAGGAAGGTTATCGTCTGCGACAACGGCACCGGT TTCGTCAAATGCGGTTATGCGGGAAGCAATTTTCCGGCGTTCATTTTCCCGTCGATGGTGGGGAGGCCCATCATTCGAGCGGAGAACAAGATCGGTGATATTGATGTTAAG GATTTGATGGTGGGGGATGAGGCGTCTCAACTCAGGTCTATGCTCGAAGTCAGTTATCCCATGGAAAATGGA GTGGTCCGTAACTGGGAGGACATGTGCCACGTGTGGGACTACACGTTCGGGCCGAGCAAGATGAACGTGGAGCCGGCTGACACCAAGATACTGCTCACGGAGCCGCCCATGAACCCCACCAAGAACCGGGAGAAGATGATCGAG GTGATGTTTGAAAAGTACGGTTTCGACAGCGCCTACATCGCCATCCAAGCGGTCCTGACCCTCTACGCGCAGGGCCTCATTTCCGGAGTGGTGGTGGACTCCGGAGACGGAGTCACTCACATATGTCCGGTGTATGAGGAGTTCGCGTTGCCTCACCTCACGAGGCGGCTGGATATAGCGGGCAGGGATATCACGCGGTACCTCATCAAG ttgCTCCTCCTCCGCGGCTACGCGTTCAACCACTCTGCCGACTTCGAGACGGTCAGAATGATGAAAGAGAAGCTGTGTTATATCGGCTACAACATCGAGCAGGAACAGAGACTGGCTTGGGAGACCACCGTGCTAGTCGAGCCTTATGTT ttACCAGACGGGCGCGTCATCAAAGTCGGTGGCGAGCGGTTCGAAGCACCCGAGGCGCTGTTCCAACCGCATTTGATCAACGTTGAGGGGCAGGGCATCGCCGAACTCGTCTTCAACACTATTCAG GCGGCGGACATAGACATGCGCAACGAGTTATACAAGCACATCGTCTTGTCCGGAGGCTCAACTATGTACCCCGGTCTCCCCTCGAGACTAGAACGCGAGATAAAGCAGCTCTACCTAGAGCGCGTACTAAGGAACGACACGGACAAGCTCGCG AAATTCAAGATCCGCATAGAGGACCCGCCGCGGCGCAAGGACATGGTGTTCATCGGCGGCGCCGTGCTGGCCGAGGTCTGCAAGAACAGGGACAACTTCTGGCTCTCGAGGGCCGAGTATCAGGAGCAG GGTCTGGCGTGCTTACGAAAACTGGGACCCCGCGCAAGTTAA
- the LOC134801835 gene encoding actin-related protein 2 isoform X1, which translates to MDDQGRKVIVCDNGTGFVKCGYAGSNFPAFIFPSMVGRPIIRAENKIGDIDVKTFDPEVVQDLMVGDEASQLRSMLEVSYPMENGVVRNWEDMCHVWDYTFGPSKMNVEPADTKILLTEPPMNPTKNREKMIEVMFEKYGFDSAYIAIQAVLTLYAQGLISGVVVDSGDGVTHICPVYEEFALPHLTRRLDIAGRDITRYLIKLLLLRGYAFNHSADFETVRMMKEKLCYIGYNIEQEQRLAWETTVLVEPYVLPDGRVIKVGGERFEAPEALFQPHLINVEGQGIAELVFNTIQAADIDMRNELYKHIVLSGGSTMYPGLPSRLEREIKQLYLERVLRNDTDKLAKFKIRIEDPPRRKDMVFIGGAVLAEVCKNRDNFWLSRAEYQEQGLACLRKLGPRAS; encoded by the exons ATGGACGACCAGGGCAGGAAGGTTATCGTCTGCGACAACGGCACCGGT TTCGTCAAATGCGGTTATGCGGGAAGCAATTTTCCGGCGTTCATTTTCCCGTCGATGGTGGGGAGGCCCATCATTCGAGCGGAGAACAAGATCGGTGATATTGATGTTAAG ACGTTTGACCCCGAGGTTGTACAG GATTTGATGGTGGGGGATGAGGCGTCTCAACTCAGGTCTATGCTCGAAGTCAGTTATCCCATGGAAAATGGA GTGGTCCGTAACTGGGAGGACATGTGCCACGTGTGGGACTACACGTTCGGGCCGAGCAAGATGAACGTGGAGCCGGCTGACACCAAGATACTGCTCACGGAGCCGCCCATGAACCCCACCAAGAACCGGGAGAAGATGATCGAG GTGATGTTTGAAAAGTACGGTTTCGACAGCGCCTACATCGCCATCCAAGCGGTCCTGACCCTCTACGCGCAGGGCCTCATTTCCGGAGTGGTGGTGGACTCCGGAGACGGAGTCACTCACATATGTCCGGTGTATGAGGAGTTCGCGTTGCCTCACCTCACGAGGCGGCTGGATATAGCGGGCAGGGATATCACGCGGTACCTCATCAAG ttgCTCCTCCTCCGCGGCTACGCGTTCAACCACTCTGCCGACTTCGAGACGGTCAGAATGATGAAAGAGAAGCTGTGTTATATCGGCTACAACATCGAGCAGGAACAGAGACTGGCTTGGGAGACCACCGTGCTAGTCGAGCCTTATGTT ttACCAGACGGGCGCGTCATCAAAGTCGGTGGCGAGCGGTTCGAAGCACCCGAGGCGCTGTTCCAACCGCATTTGATCAACGTTGAGGGGCAGGGCATCGCCGAACTCGTCTTCAACACTATTCAG GCGGCGGACATAGACATGCGCAACGAGTTATACAAGCACATCGTCTTGTCCGGAGGCTCAACTATGTACCCCGGTCTCCCCTCGAGACTAGAACGCGAGATAAAGCAGCTCTACCTAGAGCGCGTACTAAGGAACGACACGGACAAGCTCGCG AAATTCAAGATCCGCATAGAGGACCCGCCGCGGCGCAAGGACATGGTGTTCATCGGCGGCGCCGTGCTGGCCGAGGTCTGCAAGAACAGGGACAACTTCTGGCTCTCGAGGGCCGAGTATCAGGAGCAG GGTCTGGCGTGCTTACGAAAACTGGGACCCCGCGCAAGTTAA
- the LOC134801812 gene encoding transmembrane channel-like protein 7 isoform X2, producing MLPDLSENLSNEERTWEEIMQIKAMPVPMSQKRDLKARLQNATKLRLVGFEQLQWRQRKVWHRFRIRSTEIMGKLKLWQSPMREIEGSFGTGVVSYFLFLRWLLFLNLVISLVVVTFLILPKTLLVEDTQECNENFPNSTECCSEAYLEKNLTDSNIFFDVIQGTGWMERTFLFYGVYSNQIYTYFLEGLLDSRMYYNMPLAYILVPISWALLSLIAIVRTGAKGFKERLVESEGQFYMYCNLVFGGWDFCIHNDKSAKIKHKAIYNEVKGCLEQERFKEEKQLRSRETQILLHLKRIFINLVVFAILMASGILIYLTFNYTIDKLGELISNDSNLSSNFDAANATLAQPITLRLFREGSYSFSQLQTTLLEFLPYICIVALNIIVPELFGYLIKFEDYTPASVIIITLLRTVLLRLSSLGVLLSQIYHRITGKHGGVCAYNNDDSLALECWETYVGQQLYKLILTDFALQFFTTFFINLPRAFIARHTVSRCFKIIGEQDFYLPKHVLDIVYTQTIIWMGTFFCPFLPIIGTVFYFIIFYVKKFTCLVNCTPSPVVYKASKSKSLFMSVLLLGFVVSIVPVAYSIAELDPSVNCGPYRGLTTVWSFAVSTFVNLPPAIRAFVFFIGTSTFAIPAFAVMLFALYYYWAVAAANRHMVVVLKNQLVLEGHDKQFLLNRLSAFIRQHQKRCERRNRASFADDDASIRQSSR from the exons AGAACCTGTCAAATGAGGAACGAACATGGGAGGAGATCATGCAGATCAAGGCCATGCCGGTGCCCATGAGCCAAAAAAGGGACCTCAAGGCCAGGCTACAG AATGCCACGAAACTCCGCCTCGTGGGCTTCGAGCAGCTACAATGGCGCCAAAGAAAAGTATGGCATCGCTTCCGCATCCGGTCCACCGAAATTATGGGCAAACTGAAACTTTGGCAGTCCCCCATGCGAGAGATCGAGGGCAGCTTCGGCACTGGTGTAGTATCATACTTCCTATTCCTACGCTGGCTACTATTCCTAAACCTAGTAATATCACTGGTGGTAGTCACCTTCCTAATATTACCAAAGACTTTACTAGTCGAAGACACTCAAGAATGTAATGAGAATTTCCCTAACTCGACTGAATGTTGCTCAGAAGCGTATTTGGAAAAGAATTTAACTGacagtaatatttttttcgaTGTGATACAAGGAACTGGATGGATGGAAAGGACTTTCTTGTTCTACGGAGTGTATAGCAACCAAATATATACGTACTTCTTGGAGGGTTTGCTGGATTCACGGATGTATTATAACATGCCTCTGGCTTATATACTAGTACCTATATCTTGGGCGTTATTATCTTTGATAGCTATAGTAAGAACCGGAGCGAAAGGATTCAAAGAGAGGCTAGTAGAGAGCGAAGGACAATTCTACATGTACTGTAACCTGGTATTTGGAGGATGGGACTTTTGTATTCATAATGATAAATCGGCGAAAATTAAACATAAGGCGATATACAACGAGGTCAAAGGATGCCTTGAACAGGAGAGGTTTAAAGAGGAAAAACAGCTTAGAAGCAGGGAAACTCAAATACTGTTGCATTTAAAACGAATTTTCATCAATTTGGTCGTTTTTGCCATATTAATGGCCTCAGGTATACTTATCTATCTAACATTTAACTATACCATTGATAAACTCGGAGAGTTAATAAGTAACGACTCAAATTTGTCATCGAATTTCGACGCTGCTAACGCAACGCTAGCGCAACCTATAACCTTAAGATTATTCAGAGAAGGATCATATTCCTTTAGCCAGCTGCAAACCACCTTACTCGAGTTCCTTCCATATATTTGCATCGTCGCTTTGAACATTATTGTACCAGAATTATTCggctatttaatcaaatttgaAGATTATACGCCGGCTAGCgttataataataacattgcTCAGGACAGTACTGCTCAGACTATCTTCCTTAGGCGTTCTTTTAAGCCAAATATATCACAGAATCACAGGGAAACACGGTGGAGTGTGTGCATACAACAACGATGATTCTCTTGCCTTAGAATGTTGGGAGACATACGTAGGCCAGCAACTATATAAGCTGATACTTACCGATTTCGCGTTACAATTCTTCACAACATTCTTTATTAATCTGCCTAGAGCTTTCATAGCACGGCATACTGTTAGTCGTTGCTTTAAAATCATTGGCGAACAAGACTTTTATTTACCTAAACATGTCTTAGACATAGTTTACACACAAACTATCATCTGGATGGGTACGTTTTTCTGTCCATTTCTACCTATAATCGGGACTGTGTTCTACTTTATAATATTCTACGTGAAGAAATTCACTTGCTTAGTGAATTGCACGCCTTCACCAGTCGTGTATAAAGCGTCTAAATCTAAAAGTCTCTTCATGTCAGTATTGCTACTAGGTTTCGTTGTGTCTATCGTCCCAGTAGCTTATTCTATCGCTGAATTAGATCCTTCAGTTAACTGTGGGCCTTATAGAGGTCTGACAACTGTGTGGTCATTCGCTGTAAGCACTTTTGTAAACTTACCACCCGCTATAAGAGCATTCGTGTTTTTCATAGGAACGTCAACTTTCGCGATCCCAGCGTTCGCTGTTATGCTTTTCGCTTTATACTACTATTGGGCTGTAGCAGCAGCTAATAGGCATATGGTGGTTGTTTTAAAGAATCAGTTAGTCCTAGAAGGGCATGATAAGCAGTTCTTGCTGAACAGATTGAGCGCTTTCATAAGGCAGCATCAGAAAAGGTGTGAGAGAAGGAATAGAGCCAGTTTCGCAGACGATGATGCGTCGATTAGGCAGAGCTCTAGGTAG